DNA from Drosophila busckii strain San Diego stock center, stock number 13000-0081.31 chromosome 2R, ASM1175060v1, whole genome shotgun sequence:
TCTGACTCTAAAGCTCTAACCACTTTTATAATTTCGTACAATCTTGTATTTGGAACAAGCGCTGGCTAGAGCTGGCCAATAGATGCGTATAGCTGCCATCAAGCATGGGAACTGATTTATTTGAAGTGTTCCTCACACTTTTTACGACGCTCAAGCGCgcacttaaatataattttctgcGTAAACTCATTTGTTCGTATTATATCTTTTTATCCTAGTTTCTTTTTAATCCataactcttttttttatatttgtgggAGTTGAAATTAACGATAGATGTGtgaacaaaatgcaaaactaatGTGTACCGCCATTGTGTAAAAGATTGTACGCTAACTCAGACATGTAACAAAGGTAGCGAAAGTACAAGAGTTgattcaaatgcaaatcttTATAATTGTATGTAccatatttatgtgtgttggCGCAGCTGCGTCCTTGGCGTGCATGGCCTCcaacattaataatataattaatgcgatctaaacattattatatgaaatgtaataaagttattaaaaaaaatgataatttaacaaaatgacaaatttagttttctatttattttacttaaaacaTCTAAGGCAAATCAAGTTTTACATTTGGAAGTCGTCACGCATATCGTTATAACGCATAACATGTTCTTTAATCTTGGAGCCATCCACCCAGGTCACAAAGTCTTCCAAATTTCGTGAGACCAAGAACGCCGGATCCTTTACCATTTCTGGTCCGACACGCACATGCCCATGCTCTATAAGATCTGTGGCATGTTTTAAACTCTCGGACATACGTACTGAAATcaagtgtattaaaattaaataggtTATAATCTCGGCAAACTACGCGTTCACTCACGTTTAACCATAACCACTGGCAGGCGTCGGCGACAGAAGTGGCTCGCCGACGTTTTGCTTGCTGTCTCCAATGTAAGGCTGTCGTTAGCTACACCCAAAGCGTGTAATTTGTTCACGAGCATGGCAGTTGCTTCTGCCTTAAAAGTATCTGTAGCATCGAGTTTAGCTATCATCTCTGTCAGTTCTCTGATTTCCCTGGACAGTTTGTTATACCTGTAGAATAATATGTAGTCATTAATTGTGTATCCCAAGAGTAAACGCTTTCCGTTTGTCTAACTTTGTATAATCTTCAcgtttttgtatattgtagCGCCGCAGTATTTTGTTTTCCCTGCTACTGTTGTCCACCTTCCAGGTTATGAAATCAACCTTTTTGAGCAGTTTCTGCTCATGAAATTTGAGTTTTCGCAccattattttctataaaaatattttgtttcttAATTCAAGCAGCACGTTGTTATTGTGTCGTGTATATCGGTTATCGAATAAGACAACAGTGTTGAAAAGCTAATGATGAAATGCAGTCAGCTGTGTTGTTAAACAGAAACCAAAACAACGAAAGCTAGCgctaaacaattgcatattatttttttttagtgttttattaaaagtgcTGAGTTGTACTTATGGCTGCTGCTACAGCAGAAGAGGAGCCCGCAGCCAAAGCGCCTCCCATAAATGAGGAAGATCCTCTAGCTGAAGAGCGCATGGGCTTTGTGCGAGAAGTTGGTTCACAAGCGGTCTGGAGCTTGTCCTCATGCAAGCCAGGTAGGatggaaataataaaaattagcatGTAATAGTATGTAAACTTACATCTTTACATATAGGTTTTGGCGTTGAACGTCTACGCGACAATATAATGGATACCTACTGGCAATCGGACGGGCAGCTGCCGCATTTGGTTAACATACAATTCCACAAACGCACCAACATCAGtcagatatacatatacaccGACTACAAGCTCGATGAGAGCTACACACCTTCGCGCATCTCTATACGGTCGGGCACAAATTTCAATGATCTACAGGAACTACAGGTAATTGACCTGACAGAGCCAAACGGCTGGGTGCAGATCCCCATCAAAGATGGCAATGTAAAGTCTATACGCACCTTTATGCTGCAAATCGCGGTTATATCGAATCATCAAAACGGACGCGATACTCATATGCGTCAAATACGAGTGCATGCACCTTGCAGTGGCGAGGGCAAGCATTATCCTCTGGagctttttggcaaatttgcCACAGTGGACTTTCAAAAGTTTGCTACCATACGTTGATACTCATTCTATacatcataaattattttaaactatgCGCTCTGTATATTTGGCTGAATGAAATACAAGTATTCTATTTTCGAAGAAAACtcttgattttaatattttatgcatattttttggtatttcaaattaaatgccaaatgatTGTAtacaatcaattaattatatgtataaatgtataattcTTAAGACTTAAgtacaaattaacaaatatgatTGTGATTGtgttgttaaaattattatcGTTATTGCAATGAAAGTTCAAAAGTAAAAACGTGGAAATGTTAACAAACTATGCTAAGTTTGTGCGAGGCTCGATtcaattcgaattcgaatgtgtgtatatgttaatGCATGCTCAGCCTACTTCTTGGAAGCTTTCAACGTCTTGTAATGATCCTTCTCTCCTGGGCCCTCTGGTAGCTCGCAATCATAAGAGGCCTTCATGAGCGACGCATCGGTAAGCACCTCTGTCTTTTGCAGATAGGCTAGCACACTGGGTAGCTGCTCATAGGGGCATTCCAAATGCTGCCAGTAGTAAAAATTGCGCAACTGAACGCCAAAAAGTGTGCACTTTTCAAAATTTAGCTTGCCATCAGTTTGCCTAAGGAAAGCCGATAGTTAGCTTGGATAAAGATTAAAAAGAGATCAATAACTTGCCTGGTTTTGCGACTCTCATTGATGTCACACATATCCTTGAGGAAAAGCGTAAAGAATGGTATAATGGCACGCTCGATTTTATTGGCCACATCGCGTTCGCAACGCCACACGGCCGCTTTCATGGCCGAGCGATAATTGACAAAATTTGAGCTGGGATCCATTTGATGTTCCAAGCCCTCGAATTTGGTCGTTTGCACCTTAGACCACTGCAAATAAGTTGAAgcgtatatttaaatatattttatgttttaactATACTTGTAGATCTATCTAACTTACAGTTTTCTTAAGTCGCGATATGGCTGTCAAATTCAAGGCTGTTAGAATGGCCATTAAGCTATTGAAGTTACCAGTGTTGAA
Protein-coding regions in this window:
- the LOC108595521 gene encoding U3 small nucleolar ribonucleoprotein protein IMP3, producing MVRKLKFHEQKLLKKVDFITWKVDNSSRENKILRRYNIQKREDYTKYNKLSREIRELTEMIAKLDATDTFKAEATAMLVNKLHALGVANDSLTLETASKTSASHFCRRRLPVVMVKLRMSESLKHATDLIEHGHVRVGPEMVKDPAFLVSRNLEDFVTWVDGSKIKEHVMRYNDMRDDFQM
- the LOC108595520 gene encoding anaphase-promoting complex subunit 10, encoding MAAATAEEEPAAKAPPINEEDPLAEERMGFVREVGSQAVWSLSSCKPGFGVERLRDNIMDTYWQSDGQLPHLVNIQFHKRTNISQIYIYTDYKLDESYTPSRISIRSGTNFNDLQELQVIDLTEPNGWVQIPIKDGNVKSIRTFMLQIAVISNHQNGRDTHMRQIRVHAPCSGEGKHYPLELFGKFATVDFQKFATIR